A genomic region of Chlorobaculum parvum NCIB 8327 contains the following coding sequences:
- a CDS encoding SDR family oxidoreductase translates to MKHIILITGAGKGIGRAIALEFAKAAKYNPDFEPVLVLSSRTRNDLDALARECPAEGAETDIITADLSKIDEVRQLADHIINRYGTIDCLVNNAGVGRFKPLEELTEEDFDATMNTNLKGTFFLTQMLFASMQKRRSGHIFFITSVAAEKAFETSSIYSMSKFGQRGLVEALRLHARKCNVRITDVMPGAVVTPMWGEVSDEMQAVMMRPEDIATPIVQAYFQPARTTVEEIVLRPTAGDL, encoded by the coding sequence ATGAAACATATCATTCTCATCACAGGTGCAGGCAAAGGAATCGGCAGAGCGATCGCCCTTGAATTCGCCAAAGCCGCGAAGTATAATCCGGATTTTGAACCAGTGCTGGTACTCTCTTCACGAACCCGAAACGACCTGGATGCTCTTGCGCGTGAATGCCCAGCCGAAGGTGCCGAGACCGACATTATAACAGCAGACCTGTCGAAAATCGATGAGGTGCGTCAATTGGCCGATCATATCATCAATCGTTACGGCACCATCGACTGCCTGGTCAACAATGCGGGAGTCGGGCGCTTCAAACCGCTCGAAGAGTTGACCGAAGAGGATTTCGACGCCACGATGAACACCAACCTGAAAGGAACCTTTTTCCTCACCCAGATGCTTTTCGCATCCATGCAAAAGAGACGCTCCGGCCACATTTTCTTCATCACCTCGGTGGCTGCTGAAAAAGCTTTTGAAACATCGTCCATCTACAGTATGTCCAAATTTGGCCAGAGAGGACTGGTGGAAGCCCTGCGCCTGCATGCAAGAAAGTGCAACGTCAGGATCACCGACGTCATGCCTGGAGCCGTCGTAACCCCGATGTGGGGAGAAGTAAGCGATGAGATGCAAGCGGTGATGATGAGGCCTGAAGACATTGCCACTCCAATCGTGCAAGCCTACTTCCAGCCAGCGAGAACAACCGTCGAGGAGATCGTGCTACGCCCCACCGCTGGAGATCTGTAG
- the serS gene encoding serine--tRNA ligase has translation MLDISYIRQNPEEVKEMLRRRQQSDDAPKVDRLLERDAERKAMVQRTDDLKALRNRVSKEIANIKRTGQGSGEELISQMKEVSDQIADLDLGLSTLEGEIEELLLTLPNKLHESVPEGRSADENILYKGPVSFEHNLDFPVKDHLELGKSLGLLDFERGAKITGAGFPVYTGKGARLERALINFMLDTHSANHGYTEVFPPFMVNKESLRGTGQWPKFADQVYHMPEDGLYAIPTAEVPVTNLHRGEMLEDDKLPIAYAAYSACFRREAGSYGKDTRGFLRVHQFNKVEMVRFTRPEKSYEALEEILSHAEAILCALKIPYRVITLCSGDISANAAKCYDIEVWSPAENKYLEASSVSNFEDYQARRSNIRFKPGGKGKPEFVHTLNGSGLATSRLMVSLLEHYQTADGKIMVPEVLRPYTGFDVIE, from the coding sequence ATGCTCGATATTTCTTATATCCGTCAGAATCCGGAAGAAGTAAAAGAGATGCTGCGACGCCGTCAGCAGAGCGACGACGCGCCAAAGGTTGACCGCCTGCTTGAACGCGATGCAGAGCGCAAGGCGATGGTTCAGCGAACCGACGACCTGAAGGCGCTGCGCAACCGCGTCTCCAAAGAGATCGCCAACATCAAGCGCACCGGTCAGGGATCGGGCGAAGAGCTGATCAGTCAGATGAAGGAGGTTTCTGATCAGATTGCCGATCTTGATCTTGGCCTCTCAACGCTTGAAGGCGAGATTGAGGAGTTGCTGCTCACCCTGCCCAACAAGCTGCACGAAAGCGTCCCTGAAGGACGTTCCGCTGATGAAAATATCCTCTACAAAGGCCCGGTTTCGTTCGAGCACAATCTGGATTTTCCGGTCAAGGATCACTTGGAACTTGGCAAAAGCCTCGGCCTGCTCGACTTCGAACGCGGCGCAAAAATCACCGGCGCGGGCTTTCCGGTCTATACCGGTAAAGGCGCAAGGCTTGAACGTGCGCTCATCAACTTCATGCTCGACACTCACTCCGCGAACCACGGCTACACCGAGGTGTTTCCGCCATTCATGGTGAACAAGGAGTCGCTCAGGGGCACCGGCCAGTGGCCCAAGTTCGCCGACCAGGTCTACCACATGCCCGAGGACGGCCTGTACGCCATCCCGACCGCCGAAGTGCCGGTAACGAACCTGCATCGCGGCGAGATGCTCGAAGACGACAAGCTGCCTATCGCCTATGCCGCCTACTCGGCCTGCTTCCGCCGCGAGGCTGGCAGCTACGGGAAGGACACTCGCGGCTTCCTGCGGGTGCACCAATTCAACAAGGTGGAGATGGTACGCTTCACCCGCCCTGAAAAATCGTACGAAGCACTGGAAGAGATTCTCAGCCATGCCGAAGCAATTCTCTGCGCGCTGAAGATCCCCTACCGTGTCATCACGCTCTGCAGCGGCGACATCAGCGCCAACGCAGCCAAGTGCTACGACATCGAGGTTTGGTCGCCCGCCGAGAACAAATATCTCGAAGCATCGAGCGTTTCGAACTTCGAGGACTACCAAGCACGCCGCTCGAACATTCGCTTCAAACCGGGAGGCAAAGGCAAACCGGAGTTCGTGCACACCCTCAACGGCTCCGGACTGGCGACCTCACGCCTGATGGTCTCACTGCTCGAACACTACCAGACCGCCGACGGCAAAATTATGGTGCCGGAGGTTCTGCGACCGTACACTGGATTCGACGTGATTGAGTAA
- the ilvC gene encoding ketol-acid reductoisomerase gives MNVYYEQDADLAVLQNKNIAVLGFGSQGHAHALNLKDSGMNVCVGLRTDSASCDKAREAGLKVDTVAEAVKWADIVMILLPDQTQKSVYDNEIAPNLKSGATLAFGHGFNIHYNQIVPPADVNVIMIAPKSPGHLVRRTYTEGNGVPCLIAVHQDATGDAKAIALAWARGIGGTKAGVIETNFKDETETDLFGEQAVLCGGSAELIKAGFETLTEAGYPAELAYFECMHELKLIVDLYYEGGLSRMNYSVSDTAEYGGMTRGPRVVASAAKAEMKKILEEIQDGRFAKEFIDECNGGYKKLNELRDSNRNHPIEKVGEKLRGMMSWLKKK, from the coding sequence ATGAACGTCTATTACGAGCAGGATGCCGATCTCGCGGTACTGCAGAACAAGAATATCGCCGTCCTCGGCTTTGGCAGCCAGGGCCACGCCCATGCACTGAACCTGAAGGACAGCGGCATGAACGTCTGCGTCGGTCTGCGCACCGACAGCGCCTCCTGCGACAAAGCTCGCGAGGCCGGTCTGAAGGTTGATACAGTCGCCGAAGCGGTCAAGTGGGCCGATATCGTCATGATTCTCCTGCCGGATCAGACCCAGAAAAGCGTCTATGACAACGAAATCGCACCGAACCTGAAATCGGGCGCAACGCTCGCTTTCGGCCACGGCTTCAATATTCACTACAATCAGATCGTGCCTCCGGCCGATGTGAACGTGATCATGATCGCTCCGAAGAGCCCCGGTCACCTCGTTCGCCGCACCTACACCGAAGGCAACGGCGTGCCGTGCCTCATCGCAGTGCACCAGGATGCTACCGGCGACGCAAAAGCGATTGCGCTTGCATGGGCGCGTGGTATCGGCGGCACCAAAGCCGGCGTCATCGAGACCAACTTCAAGGACGAAACCGAAACCGACCTGTTCGGTGAGCAGGCCGTGCTTTGCGGTGGCTCTGCCGAGCTGATCAAGGCTGGTTTCGAGACCCTGACCGAAGCCGGATACCCTGCCGAACTCGCTTACTTCGAGTGCATGCACGAGCTGAAACTCATCGTTGACCTTTACTACGAAGGCGGCCTTTCCCGCATGAACTACTCGGTCAGCGACACCGCCGAATACGGCGGCATGACCCGCGGCCCGCGCGTCGTCGCATCCGCCGCGAAAGCCGAAATGAAGAAAATCCTCGAAGAGATCCAGGACGGCCGCTTCGCCAAAGAGTTCATCGACGAGTGCAACGGTGGCTACAAGAAACTCAACGAGCTGCGTGACAGCAACCGCAACCATCCGATCGAGAAGGTCGGCGAGAAGCTGCGCGGCATGATGAGCTGGCTCAAAAAGAAGTAA
- the ilvN gene encoding acetolactate synthase small subunit, with amino-acid sequence MKHIISVLVENKFGTLNRVAAMFSARGFNLESISIGETEDTEISRMTIVTRGDDRIVSQVLKQLNRLVDTIKVTDLTHQPHVERELLLMSLKLNTSSRTEIFELINVFKGKVVDIKQKSITIEVIGSPDKINTAIDLFRPFGIRELARSGAVAIHRGEH; translated from the coding sequence ATGAAACACATTATTTCCGTTCTGGTCGAGAACAAATTCGGCACCCTGAACCGGGTGGCCGCCATGTTCAGCGCCCGCGGCTTCAACCTTGAAAGCATCTCCATCGGCGAGACCGAAGACACCGAAATCTCGCGTATGACCATCGTCACCCGGGGAGATGACCGGATCGTCAGCCAGGTGCTCAAACAGCTCAACCGGCTGGTCGATACCATCAAGGTGACCGACCTGACCCATCAGCCCCATGTGGAGCGCGAACTGCTCTTGATGAGCCTGAAACTCAACACGAGCTCGCGCACCGAGATTTTCGAGCTGATCAACGTTTTTAAGGGAAAAGTCGTGGATATAAAGCAAAAATCCATTACTATTGAGGTCATTGGTTCGCCGGACAAGATCAACACGGCGATCGACCTTTTCAGGCCGTTCGGCATCCGGGAACTCGCCCGGTCAGGCGCGGTTGCCATACACCGCGGAGAACACTGA
- a CDS encoding LeuD/DmdB family oxidoreductase small subunit yields the protein MDTIIQGKAYVLGKNIDTDQIIPAEHLVYSLSDPEEVKLYGKYALSGVPLEQAGLPEGKIPFVEEGQFTSPYSFIIGGPNFGCGSSREHAPFALKVAGAKAIIAESYARIFYRNCVDGGFVIPYETTQQLNKTVMTGDELSLDMEKNTLTNLTQNITYELRPLGDVVNIVQAGGIFEYARKNDLMASSSEA from the coding sequence ATGGATACCATCATACAGGGTAAAGCCTACGTCCTCGGCAAGAATATCGATACCGACCAGATCATTCCGGCCGAGCATCTGGTCTACAGCCTCTCCGATCCGGAAGAGGTGAAGCTGTACGGCAAATACGCACTCTCCGGCGTCCCGCTTGAGCAGGCAGGCCTGCCGGAAGGCAAGATTCCGTTCGTCGAAGAGGGTCAATTCACGTCGCCCTACTCGTTCATCATCGGCGGCCCGAACTTCGGTTGCGGCTCCTCGAGGGAGCACGCACCGTTCGCGCTGAAAGTCGCCGGGGCAAAAGCGATTATTGCTGAATCCTACGCGAGGATTTTCTACCGCAACTGTGTGGACGGCGGTTTCGTTATTCCCTACGAGACCACCCAGCAGCTCAATAAAACCGTCATGACCGGTGACGAGCTGTCTCTGGATATGGAAAAGAACACGCTGACCAACCTCACGCAGAACATCACCTACGAGCTGAGGCCGCTGGGTGACGTCGTGAACATCGTGCAGGCGGGCGGCATTTTTGAATACGCAAGGAAAAACGACCTCATGGCATCAAGCTCTGAGGCATGA
- the leuB gene encoding 3-isopropylmalate dehydrogenase translates to MYKIVSIPGDGIGPEVVAGALAVLDAVAKKHGFEVEIEEHLFGGASYDVHGSMLTDETLEACKNCDAVLLGAVGGYKWENLPHDKKPEAALLKLRKELGLFANLRPAKVYDALVSSSTLKSEVVQGTDFMVFRELTGGIYFGQPRGYDEARGWNTMVYERHEVERIARLAFEYAQKRDNAKVTSIDKANVLEVSQFWRNIVHEVHQDFPEIELVDMYVDNAAMQVVRNPKQFEVIVTGNIFGDILSDISGMITGSLGMLPSASVGSEHALYEPIHGSAPDIAGQNKANPIATIASVAMMFENSFNRPEVAADIYAAIEGALAAGMRTGDIAAPGQAISSTTEMTEAIVARI, encoded by the coding sequence ATGTATAAAATTGTATCAATACCCGGCGACGGCATCGGACCCGAAGTGGTGGCTGGCGCTCTTGCCGTTCTCGACGCAGTTGCGAAAAAGCACGGCTTTGAAGTCGAAATCGAGGAGCACCTCTTCGGCGGTGCATCCTACGACGTGCACGGCTCCATGCTGACCGACGAGACGCTCGAAGCGTGCAAGAACTGCGACGCCGTGCTGCTCGGTGCGGTCGGCGGCTACAAATGGGAGAACCTCCCGCACGACAAAAAACCCGAAGCGGCCCTGCTGAAACTCCGCAAAGAGCTCGGCCTGTTCGCAAACCTTCGCCCGGCAAAGGTGTATGACGCTCTCGTGTCGTCATCGACGCTGAAAAGCGAAGTGGTGCAGGGCACCGATTTTATGGTCTTCCGTGAACTGACCGGCGGTATCTACTTCGGCCAGCCGAGAGGCTACGACGAAGCTCGCGGCTGGAACACGATGGTGTACGAACGCCACGAGGTCGAGCGCATCGCACGTCTGGCCTTCGAGTACGCACAGAAGCGCGACAACGCCAAGGTGACCTCGATTGATAAGGCCAACGTGCTCGAAGTTTCGCAGTTCTGGCGCAACATCGTGCACGAAGTGCATCAGGATTTCCCGGAAATCGAGCTGGTGGATATGTACGTTGACAACGCCGCCATGCAGGTGGTGCGCAATCCGAAGCAATTCGAGGTCATCGTGACCGGCAACATCTTCGGCGACATCCTGAGCGACATCTCCGGCATGATCACCGGTAGCCTCGGCATGTTGCCGTCGGCCAGCGTCGGCTCGGAACATGCGCTCTACGAACCGATCCACGGCAGCGCTCCGGACATCGCCGGTCAGAACAAGGCCAACCCGATCGCCACCATCGCATCGGTGGCCATGATGTTCGAGAACAGCTTCAACAGACCGGAAGTGGCGGCTGATATTTACGCAGCCATCGAGGGTGCGCTTGCGGCTGGAATGCGCACGGGCGATATCGCCGCGCCGGGTCAGGCTATCTCTTCGACCACCGAGATGACCGAAGCCATCGTCGCCCGAATTTGA
- a CDS encoding 3-isopropylmalate dehydratase large subunit, producing the protein MAQTITQKIFAKAANRKFVDPGQSVWLNVDVLLTHDVCGPPTFDIFKQEFGPDAKVWDPEKVVVLPDHYIFTANEHAHRNIDLLRKFAAEQHLPNYYDVGTDRYRGVCHVALAEEGFNLPGTVLFGTDSHTCTSGAFGMFGSGIGNTDAAFILGTGKLWEKVPDSMKFTFEGQMPEYLTAKDLILQILGDIGTDGATYRAMEFDGEAVYSLPIDERMTLCNMAIEAGGMNGIIAADAVTEAFVKARTSKPYEIFQSDPDAQYHSMYRYNVEKLEPVVAQPHSPDNRATVRSVAGTPITKSYIGSCTGGKITDFRLAAKILKGKKVAVTTNIVPATVLVASQLENEMYDGQTLRHIFEEAGCNIALPSCAACLGGPSDTVGRSVDNDVVVSTTNRNFPGRMGSKMAGVYLASPLTAAASAVTGKLTDPRDFL; encoded by the coding sequence ATGGCACAAACGATAACCCAGAAAATTTTCGCCAAAGCGGCGAACCGCAAGTTCGTCGATCCCGGCCAGAGCGTATGGCTCAATGTCGATGTCCTGTTGACGCACGACGTCTGCGGACCACCGACTTTCGATATTTTCAAGCAGGAGTTCGGCCCGGACGCCAAAGTGTGGGACCCGGAAAAGGTGGTGGTGCTTCCCGATCACTATATCTTTACGGCCAACGAACACGCGCACCGCAACATCGACCTGCTGCGCAAGTTTGCTGCCGAGCAGCATCTGCCAAACTACTATGACGTCGGCACCGACCGCTACCGCGGCGTCTGCCACGTGGCACTGGCCGAAGAGGGCTTCAACCTCCCCGGCACCGTCTTGTTCGGCACCGACTCGCACACCTGCACCTCGGGTGCGTTCGGTATGTTCGGCTCCGGCATCGGCAACACCGACGCAGCTTTCATCCTCGGTACCGGCAAGCTCTGGGAAAAGGTGCCCGATTCGATGAAGTTCACCTTCGAGGGCCAGATGCCCGAGTACCTGACGGCAAAAGACCTGATCCTGCAGATCCTCGGCGACATCGGCACGGACGGCGCAACCTACCGCGCCATGGAGTTCGACGGCGAGGCGGTCTATTCGCTGCCCATCGACGAGCGCATGACGCTTTGCAATATGGCCATCGAGGCTGGCGGCATGAACGGCATCATCGCAGCCGATGCGGTCACTGAAGCGTTCGTGAAGGCGCGCACCAGCAAGCCGTACGAAATCTTCCAGAGCGATCCCGACGCGCAGTACCACAGCATGTACCGTTACAACGTCGAGAAGCTCGAACCGGTCGTCGCCCAGCCGCACAGCCCGGACAATCGCGCTACCGTGCGCAGCGTGGCCGGCACGCCGATCACCAAATCGTACATCGGCTCCTGCACCGGCGGGAAGATCACCGACTTCAGGCTCGCGGCAAAGATTCTCAAGGGCAAAAAAGTCGCCGTAACGACCAACATCGTTCCGGCGACCGTGCTCGTGGCCTCGCAGCTTGAAAACGAGATGTACGACGGCCAAACGCTGCGCCATATTTTCGAGGAGGCTGGCTGCAACATCGCCCTGCCTTCGTGCGCGGCGTGCCTCGGCGGCCCCTCCGACACAGTCGGACGTTCGGTCGATAACGACGTCGTGGTTTCGACCACCAACCGGAACTTCCCTGGTCGCATGGGCAGCAAGATGGCTGGCGTCTATCTGGCCTCCCCGCTGACGGCGGCAGCCTCGGCTGTAACCGGCAAACTTACCGATCCGAGGGACTTCCTCTGA
- a CDS encoding GatB/YqeY domain-containing protein, with product MSLKERIDREMKEALKSGDKTRLNTIRSIRAALLEKEVSIRVGGKGELSEEQELEVVMGLAKRRRDAIEQFTAGNRPDLAENEAAELAVLEEYLPKQLSDEEVEAAIRDIVTQTGAASMKDMGKVMGLAMKALKGKADGGKVQNLVKAILSA from the coding sequence ATGAGTCTCAAGGAACGAATCGACCGGGAAATGAAAGAGGCGCTCAAAAGCGGCGATAAAACCCGCCTCAATACCATTCGCTCAATCCGCGCCGCGCTGCTGGAAAAAGAGGTCTCGATCAGGGTTGGCGGCAAAGGTGAGCTCAGCGAAGAGCAGGAGCTTGAAGTCGTGATGGGGCTTGCCAAACGGCGGCGTGACGCCATCGAGCAGTTCACGGCGGGCAACCGTCCCGATCTGGCCGAAAACGAAGCTGCTGAACTGGCGGTGCTTGAGGAATACCTTCCGAAACAGCTTTCCGACGAAGAGGTAGAAGCCGCGATTCGCGACATCGTGACCCAGACAGGCGCCGCGTCGATGAAAGATATGGGCAAGGTCATGGGCCTGGCCATGAAAGCGCTCAAGGGCAAAGCCGACGGCGGCAAAGTCCAGAACCTCGTCAAAGCCATCCTCTCAGCCTAA
- the cimA gene encoding citramalate synthase, with translation MTIELYDTTLRDGTQGEHINLSVQDKLLIAERLDEFGVDYIEGGWPSSNPKDEEFFLKARKLNLRHARMAAFGSTARALDNIEGDPNLLGLIGSETPVITIFGKTWKAHSSKGLGLSDDENAELIYRSVQFLVAEGREVFFDAEHFFDGWKDNAAFAERMINAAVEAGASRIVLCDTNGGSMPHEVTEIVKRVREIVSVPVGIHAHNDSDMAVANSIEAVRAGATQVQGTMNGIGERCGNANLVSIIPNLMLKLDSEFSNVRDLKQLTSMSKFVYEILNLPPDSKAPFVGKSAFAHKGGIHVSAVMKESSLYEHIDPALVGNRQRVLVSELAGQSNIRYKAQELGIPLPDDNSLFRNLVNQIKKLEHQGYQFDGAEASFELILRRELGQFSPYFEVLESKVHIENGLDVRAVDQAVLKVAVGDEVEMTVSDGDGPVNALDKALRKALRGFYPEIRTIKLIDYKVRVLEEKQGTSAKVRVLIETSDGQTTWGTVGVSTNIIEASLQALKDSLNYYLFTNHSKATTAVPAEEAVRNS, from the coding sequence ATGACAATCGAACTGTACGACACCACCCTGCGTGACGGCACGCAGGGTGAACACATCAATCTTTCGGTTCAGGACAAGCTCCTGATCGCCGAGCGGCTCGACGAGTTCGGCGTGGACTACATCGAGGGCGGCTGGCCAAGCAGCAATCCAAAAGATGAGGAGTTCTTCCTGAAAGCCAGAAAGCTCAACCTGCGCCATGCCCGCATGGCTGCTTTTGGCTCGACGGCACGCGCGCTGGACAACATCGAAGGCGACCCGAACCTGCTCGGACTGATCGGCTCCGAAACGCCGGTCATCACCATTTTCGGTAAAACCTGGAAGGCACACTCCTCCAAGGGGCTCGGACTTTCGGATGACGAAAATGCGGAACTGATCTACCGTTCGGTGCAGTTTCTCGTCGCAGAGGGGCGCGAAGTCTTCTTCGACGCCGAACACTTTTTCGATGGCTGGAAAGACAACGCAGCTTTTGCCGAACGAATGATCAACGCGGCAGTCGAGGCCGGTGCAAGCCGCATCGTGCTCTGCGATACCAATGGCGGCTCGATGCCGCACGAGGTGACGGAGATCGTCAAGCGGGTGCGTGAAATCGTTTCGGTGCCGGTAGGTATTCACGCGCACAACGACAGCGACATGGCCGTAGCCAACTCCATCGAAGCGGTCAGGGCTGGAGCCACGCAGGTGCAGGGCACCATGAACGGCATCGGCGAGCGTTGCGGCAACGCCAATCTGGTGAGCATCATCCCGAACCTCATGCTCAAGCTCGACAGTGAGTTCAGCAATGTGCGGGATCTGAAGCAACTCACCTCGATGTCGAAGTTTGTGTATGAAATCCTGAACCTCCCGCCTGACTCCAAGGCGCCGTTCGTCGGCAAATCAGCCTTTGCGCACAAAGGCGGCATCCACGTCAGCGCGGTGATGAAGGAGAGTTCGCTCTACGAGCATATCGATCCGGCACTGGTCGGCAACCGCCAGCGCGTGCTGGTCTCCGAACTTGCCGGGCAGAGCAACATCCGCTACAAGGCGCAGGAACTCGGCATTCCGCTGCCTGATGACAACTCCCTGTTCAGAAACCTGGTCAATCAAATCAAGAAGCTTGAACACCAGGGCTACCAGTTCGACGGAGCCGAAGCCTCGTTTGAACTGATCCTGCGCCGCGAGCTTGGCCAGTTCAGCCCCTATTTCGAGGTGCTGGAATCGAAGGTACACATCGAAAACGGCCTTGATGTACGGGCCGTCGATCAGGCTGTGCTGAAGGTTGCCGTCGGCGATGAAGTCGAGATGACCGTCTCGGACGGCGATGGCCCGGTCAACGCACTCGACAAGGCGCTGCGCAAAGCGCTTCGAGGTTTCTACCCCGAAATCCGTACGATCAAGCTGATCGACTACAAGGTTCGCGTACTCGAAGAGAAGCAGGGAACAAGCGCCAAGGTGAGGGTACTCATCGAAACCAGCGATGGCCAGACCACCTGGGGCACGGTCGGCGTCTCGACCAACATCATCGAGGCCAGTCTTCAGGCGCTTAAAGACAGCCTGAACTACTACCTCTTCACAAACCATTCGAAGGCAACCACAGCCGTTCCAGCCGAAGAAGCCGTCCGGAACAGCTGA
- the radC gene encoding RadC family protein, whose translation MRIHDIDPDNRPRERFLRSGKEALSPAELLALILRSGTPNLNIIDTCNQLIAEHSLEGLADLSLHELQKIPGIGQAKAMQIAAVFELHRRIRFAKNINRKIQGAQDVFEYMQGRIPDESKEHLFVLFLNTKNRILSHESVTVGTLTSSLIHPREIFKAAIRQSAHSIILVHNHPSGDVQPSNADKQVTSILKKSGDLLQIALLDHVIVGNDDWFSFRDHSLL comes from the coding sequence ATGCGAATTCACGACATCGACCCGGACAACCGGCCCAGAGAACGTTTTCTCCGCTCCGGCAAGGAAGCCCTGAGCCCGGCAGAGTTGCTGGCACTTATCCTGCGCTCGGGCACACCGAACCTCAATATTATCGATACCTGCAACCAGCTCATTGCAGAGCACAGCCTCGAAGGCCTCGCTGATCTTTCGCTTCATGAACTGCAAAAAATACCGGGCATAGGCCAAGCCAAAGCCATGCAGATCGCAGCCGTCTTTGAACTGCACCGCCGCATCCGTTTTGCAAAAAACATAAACCGGAAAATACAGGGTGCGCAAGATGTGTTTGAGTACATGCAGGGGCGCATTCCCGACGAATCGAAAGAGCACCTGTTCGTCCTGTTCCTCAACACGAAAAACAGGATTCTCAGTCACGAATCCGTTACCGTAGGCACGCTGACCTCCTCGCTCATCCATCCAAGAGAGATCTTCAAAGCAGCGATTCGCCAGAGTGCGCACTCTATCATTTTGGTGCACAACCACCCATCTGGCGATGTGCAGCCAAGCAACGCCGACAAACAGGTCACCTCGATTCTGAAAAAATCAGGCGACCTGCTCCAGATAGCGCTGCTGGACCATGTCATCGTGGGAAACGACGACTGGTTCAGCTTCAGGGATCACTCACTGCTCTGA
- a CDS encoding cold-shock protein has translation MAKSKVKWFDGKKGYGFILNPDGGEDIFVHFSAIISDQSFKVLNQDSEVEYELDKTQKGLQAKSVRELSSPDMTVTPLNPAVNEVQSN, from the coding sequence ATGGCTAAAAGTAAAGTTAAGTGGTTTGATGGCAAAAAAGGGTACGGTTTTATCCTGAATCCGGATGGGGGAGAAGATATTTTTGTCCACTTTTCAGCCATCATTTCCGATCAGAGTTTTAAAGTTTTGAATCAGGACTCTGAAGTCGAGTATGAACTTGACAAAACGCAGAAAGGTCTTCAGGCTAAGAGTGTCCGTGAACTTTCATCTCCGGACATGACCGTCACTCCGCTGAACCCCGCTGTAAACGAGGTTCAATCGAATTAA